In Magnolia sinica isolate HGM2019 chromosome 16, MsV1, whole genome shotgun sequence, the genomic window AACatctaacttgtttataaggtcacatagatataTATTAAGGAAAAACATTAAtgtcaccttgatccaaaacttctttgtaCCCAAAATGTTTTCAGTAGTAAAGATTCAATCCCCACAATGTCCTGCAATGTGGTTCACTTAAACCttcaatccatctcatttttggactcatactctaaaatgatcggttaaaatggatggatggcgtggataaaagatatacatcAGTATGGCCCCATAGATCCCTTAAAAGGAGCACAGTCTCTAGTCATGTCTGGTGgggatagtacccaatccacgctcCTCAGATTCACCGAAAGACCACCCCTTACCTTGTAGCCCGGCTTTATTTAGTATGTATCTTcatcgtccacccatttttcaaaatcattttaggatgttatcccaaaaatgaaacagatcttattatcaagtggaccatatcatgggAAACTATGTTGATTGACAATTACTAgttcataaaatttttggatcaagctggtatttttttttaatttttttttaatttttttatttttatttgcttttTTCCCTCTCCATCAAGCTTACATGaccctatgtgaccttatcaatggattggatggcaaataaactctgCGTAAACATTAAAGTGTAccctaagaagctttcaatagtagggcattcaataaccactgtttcctatggcatggttcaCTTGTTCATTGGATGTACTAcattttttatataatacattaaaatgattttagaaaaggatggaccacaccaatacataataaatacatcaaggtgagccccacggtaagAGCCActccatcttgggtgaggccaggtctGACCTAATCCACTCACCCAACCAAGCAAGCAGATCGCGTGATGTGATCAAGCACCATTAACCTCAAAAGCGTGTCAatgtcatcaagttatgtgggtcaaACCATAATATGTGAGGTGTATGTATGGACACTGTCcgggagatcattttaagacatgaaccaAAACAACATGCAGATCtagagcttaagtggaccacactacagaaagcaatGGAGGccaccactgttgaaaccttcttaaggcccattatgatgttgattttccatccaaacggttgataatgtcacacataccttgataaaggaaaaataaaaatatcagcttgatccaaaatttctatggaattttcaatggtaggcatttaatccccactgctttccatGGTGGGTctgcttaagctttggatctacctcatttttaggttcatgccataATGATCTGGCAGAATGGGtgtacagtttggatataacacatgcattattGTGGGCTCACAGACCTTGGTAACGTCAACACACCATTGATGGTACGTGGCATACCACGCAATGCCAATCATTCTGATGAAATGCCTGCGTCTCGCTCAGGCATGCGTATGCTGCAAACTCTCTCTTCAAATTTTGTATCCTCACGCAAATAATATTGTATCTAAGAAGTTGTGTTTCAGTTTGTGTTTTCAATATCATGTGGATTTCGGTAATACGAACTGTCAACTAGGTTTTGGTCATTAAGACAAAACAATCAATGAAtatatttgaatatatatatatatatatatatatagagagagagagagagagagagagagagagagagagagagagagattacttcCACACTTAAAGTGGCGAGGGACCGTCCTTCCACATCCTTGGATGAGCCGTATGGCCCGATTGACGTCGATGAGGGCAGCCAACTTGGGTGTTATCACGGGACACACACACTCAACGTGAGTCACCCTCGCACGTTCACAGCACTCGGGTGAAGGAAGTCTACCATACACGACCGGCTTGCATGCATTCACTGCAAGCCTCCTCTCCTCCTTACACTGACTCTCACTCAATGCATGCATCCCCACCGTTGATACCATCAACAACAAGAGCATCAATGCCCATTTTGAGCTATTCTCTCCCTTTCCTCTCATCTTTTGCTACACCATTCAGCTCATAGCCCCAGTCCTATTTGTAGAAGATTTTCAGTCGAAGTTCTTTCGTTAGAGTCAAAAGTCTCCCATGGCTTTTGCTTTTTTCAGCACGGAAAACGTGTTATTCTCTGGGACGCGGGTTTGGTGGATCCGAAGTCGGTCACGCTGGACCCGAAGTCAGTCCACGGTGACGTGCGTGTCTTAT contains:
- the LOC131229537 gene encoding uncharacterized protein LOC131229537 — its product is MRGKGENSSKWALMLLLLMVSTVGMHALSESQCKEERRLAVNACKPVVYGRLPSPECCERARVTHVECVCPVITPKLAALIDVNRAIRLIQGCGRTVPRHFKCGSITTP